In the genome of Oncorhynchus mykiss isolate Arlee chromosome 18, USDA_OmykA_1.1, whole genome shotgun sequence, one region contains:
- the LOC110496466 gene encoding mediator of RNA polymerase II transcription subunit 10, whose translation MAEKFDNLEEHLEKFVENIRQMGIIVSDFQPSSQTGLNQKLNYMITGLQDIEKCRQQLHEINVPLEAFEYIDQGRNPQLYTKECLERALAKNEQVKGKIDTMTKFKSLLISELGKVFPEEMTKYKAIHGDDPPS comes from the exons ATGGCTGAGAAATTCGATAACCTCGAGGAGCATCTCGAAAAGTTTGTTGAAAATATTCGACAAATGGGAATCATCGTTAGCGACTTccaacctagcagtcaaacaggacTCAACCAAAAACT AAACTACATGATCACGGGACTGCAGGACATTGAGAAATGTCGCCAGCAGCTACACGAGATCAACGTTCCTCTCGAGGCATTTGA ATACATAGACCAGGGTCGTAACCCCCAGCTGTACACTAAGGAGTGTCTGGAAAGGGCCCTGGCCAAGAACGAGCAGGTTAAAGGCAAGATTGACACCATGACG AAGTTTAAGAGCCTGCTGATCTCTGAGCTGGGCAAGGTTTTTCCAGAGGAGATGACCAAGTACAAAGCTATCCATGGAGATGACCCCCCATCATAG
- the LOC110496467 gene encoding ubiquitin-conjugating enzyme E2Q-like protein 1 — translation MATLLRKIGLIRLHDRDTEDPKHHQGSLKGTKGNTKNTKQHCQTTNETNNILSTPEIKAKKLDQHNSNDKPSVKDKQQGKDANEKQQMGGGGGGGIGVGKSATSASIPPLAPHRQHCTQVRTRRLMKELQEIRRLGDNFITVELVDDNLFDWNVKLHQVDKDSALWQDMKETNTEFILLNVSFPDNFPFSPPFMRVLTPRLENGYVLDGGAICMELLTPRGWSSAYTVEAVMRQFAASLVKGQGRICRKSGKSKKAFSRKEAEATFKSLVKTHEKYGWVSPPVSDG, via the exons ATGGCCACTCTACTGCGGAAAATCGGTCTGATTCGTCTTCACGACCGGGACACAGAGGACCCCAAGCATCACCAGGGCTCACTAAAGGGAACCAAGGGGAACACGAAGAACACTAAGCAGCACTGTCAGACCACCAACGAGACGAACAACATCCTCAGCACCCCCGAGATCAAAGCGAAGAAGCTGGACCAGCACAACAGCAATGACAAACCGTCCGTAAAGGATAAGCAACAGGGCAAGGACGCCAATGAGAAACAGCAGATGGGAggcggaggaggaggtgggatcgGGGTTGGAAAATCAGCGACCAGTGCCTCAATACCACCACTAGCCCCTCACCGGCAGCACTGCACCCAAGTCCGGACGAGGAGACTTATGAAGGAACTCCAGGAGATCCGGCGGTTGGGAGACAACTTTATAACGGTCGAGCTGGTCGACGACAATCTATTTGACTGGAACGTCAAGCTCCACCAGGTGGACAAAGACTCGGCGCTGTGGCAGGACATGAAAGAAACAAACACCGAGTTCATTCTGCTGAATGTCTCTTTCCCCGACAATTTCCCCTTCTCTCCGCCATTCATGCGGGTGCTCACCCCCCGGTTGGAAAACGGGTACGTTCTGGACGGTGGAGCGATATGTATGGAGTTGTTAACCCCCCGCGGATGGTCCAGCGCCTACACAGTGGAAGCCGTGATGAGACAATTTGCTGCAAGTCTGGTAAAAGGACAG GGGCGTATCTGCAGAAAATCAGGGAAGTCCAAGAAGGCGTTTAGCCGTAAAGAGGCGGAGGCCACCTTTAAGAGTCTGGTGAAGACCCACGAGAAGTATGGCTGGGTCTCCCCCCCAGTGTCTGACGGCTGA